Proteins from a genomic interval of Scomber scombrus chromosome 11, fScoSco1.1, whole genome shotgun sequence:
- the LOC133990125 gene encoding uncharacterized protein LOC133990125 — protein sequence MAQQGAQLDGAKFCCSICLDLLKDPVTIPCGHSYCMSCINNFWDEEDKKEIYSCPQCRQTFTPRPVLVKNTMFADLLEELKKTGLQAAAAGLCYAGPEDVACDVCTGRKLKAFKSCLTCLMSYCENHLQSHFESTKLKKHKLVDPSEKLQENICSRHDEVMKMFCRTDQQIICYLCSVDEHKGHDTVTAAAERTERQRELEVSRLNIQQRIQDREKDVKLLQQEVEAVSLSADKAVEDSEKIFTELIRLLQKRSSDVKQQIRSQQETEVSRVKELQEKLQQEITELKRKDAELKQLSHTKDHNQFLHNYPSVSQLSEPTDSSSINIRPLRYFEDVTAAVSELRDKLQDILKEEWTNISLTVTEVDVLLSESKSEPKTRAEFLRYSHEITLDPNTANTQVLLSDGNRKAELTYQQQSYSSHPDRFTYWYQVLSRESLTGRCYWEVEWSGTGVRVAVAYKNISRAGSSNECLFGRNAKSWALNYFNNIYEFMFNNISTPVSGPGSSRLGVYLDHRAGILSFYSVSETMTLLHRVQTTFIQPLYAGVRLYSNYGDTAELCKLKYFTSQEVKLRQSLLLRGEMAQQGAQLDGAKFCCSICLDLLKDPVTIPCGHSYCMSCINNFWDEEDKKGIYSCPQCRQTFTPRPVLVKNTMFADLLEELKKTGLEAAAADLCYAGPEDVACDVCTGRKLKAFKSCLTCPASYCENHLQLHFNVAPLKKHKLVDPSKTLQENICSRHDEVMKMFCRTDQQIICYLCSVDEHKDHDTVSAAAERTERQRELEVSRLNIQKRIQDREKDVKLLQQEVEAVSRSADKAVEDSEKIFTELIRLLQKRSSDVKQQIRSQQETEVSRVKELQEKLQQEITELKRKDAELKQLSHTEDHNQFLHNYPSVSQLSEPTDSSSIDIRPLRYFEDVTAAVSELRDKLQDIMKEECTNISLTVTEVDVLLSESKSEPKTRAGFLRYSHEITLDPNTAHTEVLLSDGNRKVTRTNQHQSYSSHPDRFTGHRQVLSRESLTGRSYWEVDWSGRGVCVAVAYKNISRGSNECEYGRNDKSWALYCFTDSYKFWFNNISTPVSGPGSSRLGVYLDHRAGILSFYSVSETMTLLHRVQTTFTQPLYAGVRPFDYGNTAEFCKPK from the exons ATGGCGCAGCAAGGAGCTCAGCTGGACGGAGCAAAATTCTGCTGTTCCATCTGTTTGGATCTAttgaaggatccggtgactattccctgtggacacagctactgcatgAGCTGTATTAACAACTTCTGGGATGAAGAGGATAAGAAGGAAATCTACAGCTgtcctcagtgcagacagaccttcacaccgaggcctgtcctggtaaaaaacaccatgtttgcaGATTTattggaggagctgaagaagactggactccaagctgctgctgctggtctctgctatgctggacctgaagatgtggcctgtgatgtctgcactgggaggaagctgaaagccttcaagtcctgtttGACATGTCTGAtgtcttactgtgagaatcacctccagtctcACTTTGAATCTaccaaattaaagaaacacaaactggTCGACCCCTcagagaagctccaggagaacatctgctctcgtcatgatgaggtgatgaagatgttctgtcgtactgatcagcagattatctgttatctctgctctgtggatgaacataaaggccacgacacagtcacagctgcagcagaaaggactgagaggcagagagagctcgaggtgagtcgactaaacatccagcagagaatccaggacagagagaaagatgtgaagctgcttcaacaggaggtggaggccgtcagtctctctgctgataaagcagtggaggacagtgagaagatcttcactgagctgatccgtctcctccagaaaagaagctctgatgtgaagcagcagatcagatcccagcaggaaactgaagtgagtcgagtcaaagagcttcaggagaagctgcagcaggagatcactgagctgaagaggaaagacgctgaactgaagcagctctcacacacaaaggatcacaaccagtttctacacaactacccctcagtgtcacaactcagtgaacctacagactcatccagcatcaatatccgtcctctgagatactttgaggatgtgacagcagctgtgtcagagctcagagataaactgcaggacatcctgaaggaggaatggacaaacatctcactgacagtgactgaagtggacgttttactgtcagaatCAAAATcagagcccaagaccagagctgagttcttgagatattcacatgaaatcactctggatccaaacacagcaaacacacaggtgttattatctgatgggaacagaaaagcagaacTAACATAtcaacaacagtcttattctagtcatCCAGACAGATTCACTTATTGGtatcaggtcctgagtagagagagtctgactggacgttgttactgggaggtggagtggagcgGGACAGGAGTTCgtgtagcagtcgcatacaagaatatcagcagagcaggaagttCAAATGAATGTCTATTTGGACGCAATGCCAAATCTTGGGCTTTAAATTATTTCAATAACATTTATGAATTCATGTTCAACAACATCTCaactcccgtctcaggtcctggttcctccagactaggagtgtacctggatcacagagcaggtattctgtccttctacagcgtctctgaaaccatgactctcctccacagagtccagaccacattcattcagcctctctatgctggagtTAGGCTTTATAGTAATTATGGagacacagctgagttgtgtaaactcAAATA TTTCACTTCTCAGGAAGTGAAACTCAGACAGTCATTGTTACTGAGAGGTGAAATGGCGCAGCAAGGAGCTCAGCTGGACGGAGCTAAATTCTGCTGTTCGATCTgtttggatctactgaaggatccggtgactattccctgtggacacagctactgcatgAGCTGTATTAACAACTTCTGGGATGAAGAGGATAAGAAGGgaatctacagctgccctcagtgcagacagaccttCACACCGAGACCTGTCCTGGTaaaaaacaccatgtttgcaGATTTattggaggagctgaagaagactggactcgaagctgctgctgctgatctctgctatgctggacctgaagatgtggcctgtgatgtctgcactgggaggaagttGAAAGCTTTCAAGTCCTGTTTGACTTGTCCAGcatcttactgtgagaatcacctccaaCTTCACTTTAATGTAGCTCCactgaaaaaacacaagctAGTCGACCCCTCCAAGActctccaggagaacatctgctctcgtcatgatgaggtgatgaagatgttctgccgtactgatcagcagataatctgttatctctgctctgtggatgaacataaagaccacgacacagtctcagctgcagcagaaaggactgagaggcagagagagctcgaggtgagtcgactaaataTCCAaaagagaatccaggacagagagaaagatgtgaagctgcttcaacaggaggtggaggccgtcagtcgctctgctgataaagcagtggaggacagtgagaagatcttcactgagctgatccgtctcctccagaaaagaagctctgatgtgaagcagcagatcagatcccagcaggaaactgaagtgagtcgagtcaaagagcttcaggagaagctgcagcaggagatcactgagctgaagaggaaagacgctgaactgaagcagctctcacacacagaggatcacaaccagtttctacacaactacccctcagtgtcacaactcagtgaacctacagactcatccagcatcgatatccgtcctctgagatactttgaggatgtgacagcagctgtgtcagagctcagagataaactacaggacatcatGAAGGAGGAATgtacaaacatctcactgacagtgactgaagtggacgttttactgtcagaatCAAAATcagagcccaagaccagagctgggTTCTTAAGATATTCAcatgaaatcactctggatccaaacacagcacacacagaggtgttattatctgatgggaacagaaaagtaaCACGAACAAATCAACATCAGTCATATTCTAGTCATCCAGACAGATTCACTGGTCATcgtcaggtcctgagtagagagagtctgactggacgtagttactgggaggtggactGGAGCGGGAGAGGAGTTTgtgtagcagtcgcatacaagaatatcagcagaggctcaaatgaatgtgaatatgGACGCAATGACAAATCTTGGGCTTTATATTGTTTCACTGACAGTTATAAATTCTGGTTCAACAACATCTCaactcccgtctcaggtcctggttcctccagactaggagtgtacctggatcacagagcaggtattctgtccttctacagcgtctctgaaaccatgactctcctccacagagtccagaccacattcactcagcctctctatgctggagtTAGACCTTTTGATTATGGAAACACAGCTGAGTTTTGTAAACCCAAATAG